One Nicotiana sylvestris chromosome 12, ASM39365v2, whole genome shotgun sequence genomic window carries:
- the LOC138883547 gene encoding uncharacterized protein, with product MDAPKKKRSLALRISEGDKVAMITRDFKRYLMRGKGSSRGTNFNKPRTHEKKTNEGCYKCGKTDHMIKNCPQWEIEWKKKRAELRNRKKEQVQPKRNKGSTKVMVAAYGETSDEDSEDEARDE from the coding sequence atggatgcacccaagaagaaAAGGAGCCTAGCTCTCAGAATATCTGAAGGTGATAAAGTGgccatgatcacaagggatttcaaaaggtacctgatgagaggaaagggttcttcaagaggtacaaacTTCAACAAACCAAGGACTCATGAGAAAAAGACCAacgagggttgctacaaatgtggcaagactgatcacatgatcaagaactgtcctcagtgggaaattgaatggaagaagaaaagggctgaactaaggaacaggaagaaggaacaggttcaacccaaaaggaacaaaggatcaacaaaggttATGGTTGCTGCTtatggagaaacatcagatgaggattcagaagatgaagctagAGATGAATAA